One window of the Klebsiella sp. WP3-W18-ESBL-02 genome contains the following:
- a CDS encoding CopG family transcriptional regulator produces MMVERDMGRILLDLSDEVIKRLDILKQQRNLPRAELLREAVEQYLEKQSQAELTISGALGIWQGCEEDGVEYERKLREEWQR; encoded by the coding sequence ATGATGGTGGAAAGGGACATGGGCAGAATACTTCTCGATTTGTCGGACGAGGTGATTAAGCGCCTCGACATACTTAAACAGCAGCGAAATCTGCCTCGTGCGGAACTGCTGCGTGAAGCCGTTGAGCAATATCTTGAAAAGCAGAGTCAGGCTGAGCTCACTATTTCTGGCGCGCTTGGCATCTGGCAAGGGTGTGAAGAAGATGGCGTTGAGTATGAAAGAAAACTTCGGGAAGAGTGGCAGCGATGA
- a CDS encoding alpha/beta hydrolase, with translation MALENGMAQLVAEFIAAGRPSSREQNIDDRRKGYIASTALAGEKEIRVKSEDIVLEGMTFRVISPLNSTSSLPCIIYFHGGCFVSGGFITHDNQLRQLAWHSGCRVIAVQYSLAPEHTFPAAHDDAERGANLVYKYAQQLGIDRQHITLAGDSAGGHLALVTALRLKANAAWTPSKLMLIYPMLDATASFASYISNGQDYIITRDTLLSGFEMYLQGNDPLDQEASPLWRDDFNGLPPVHIITAEYDPLRDEGEALYERLTRQGVTCTCLRYHGVIHGFFQLGGVSQAARDAMEDVARRVAGH, from the coding sequence ATGGCATTGGAAAACGGTATGGCGCAGCTAGTTGCTGAGTTTATTGCGGCCGGTCGCCCTTCTTCACGCGAGCAGAATATTGATGACCGGAGAAAGGGGTATATTGCCAGCACGGCGCTGGCAGGCGAGAAAGAGATTCGCGTCAAATCAGAAGATATCGTGCTGGAAGGGATGACATTTCGCGTCATTTCGCCGCTAAATTCAACCTCATCACTCCCCTGCATTATCTACTTTCATGGCGGCTGTTTTGTCAGCGGTGGGTTTATCACGCACGACAATCAGCTACGTCAGCTTGCCTGGCACAGTGGATGCCGGGTGATTGCGGTGCAGTATAGTCTGGCACCAGAACACACTTTCCCCGCCGCTCACGATGACGCCGAGCGTGGCGCGAACCTGGTTTATAAATATGCTCAGCAGCTTGGTATCGACCGCCAGCATATCACGCTCGCTGGCGATAGCGCTGGCGGCCATCTGGCACTGGTCACCGCGCTACGCCTAAAAGCCAACGCGGCATGGACGCCGTCAAAGCTTATGCTGATTTACCCAATGCTCGACGCTACCGCCAGCTTTGCCAGCTACATCAGCAATGGCCAGGACTACATTATTACTCGCGATACGCTACTTTCAGGTTTTGAGATGTATCTGCAGGGAAACGATCCACTGGACCAGGAAGCTAGCCCACTCTGGCGTGACGATTTTAACGGCCTTCCGCCGGTGCATATCATTACCGCCGAATACGATCCGCTCCGCGATGAAGGTGAGGCGCTGTATGAACGGCTAACCCGACAGGGCGTGACCTGCACCTGCCTGCGCTATCATGGCGTTATTCACGGATTTTTCCAGCTTGGCGGCGTGAGCCAGGCGGCGCGGGATGCAATGGAGGATGTGGCCCGCAGGGTGGCAGGCCACTGA
- a CDS encoding virulence factor BrkB family protein, protein MLKTVHQKCIHHTRPLVAWSKFLWRRIEEDNMTTLAGNLAYVSLLSLVPLVAVIFALFAAFPMFSEVSLQIRHFVFANFLPATGDVIQRYIEQFVANSNRMTAVGACGLIVTALLLMYSIDSALNTIWRSKRVRPKVYSFAVYWMILTLGPLLAGVSLAISSYLLSLRWASELHGVIDNVLRVFPLLLSWLSFWLLYSIVPTTQVPNRDAVIGALVAALLHELGKKAFSLYITAFPSYQLIYGVLAVIPILFVWVYWTWCIVLLGAEITVTLGEYRKLKTEQQEADEP, encoded by the coding sequence ATGTTAAAAACCGTTCATCAAAAATGTATTCATCATACCCGGCCGCTGGTGGCGTGGAGTAAATTCCTCTGGCGGCGTATCGAAGAAGATAATATGACGACGCTGGCGGGCAATCTGGCCTACGTGTCGTTGCTTTCGCTCGTGCCGCTGGTGGCGGTCATTTTTGCCCTGTTTGCGGCGTTCCCGATGTTTTCTGAAGTGAGTTTGCAGATTCGTCACTTCGTGTTTGCTAACTTTCTTCCCGCGACGGGCGACGTCATTCAGCGCTATATCGAGCAGTTCGTCGCCAACTCGAATCGCATGACCGCCGTGGGCGCCTGCGGGCTGATTGTTACCGCGCTGCTGCTGATGTATTCCATCGACAGCGCGCTGAATACCATCTGGCGCAGCAAGCGCGTACGGCCAAAAGTATATTCTTTTGCCGTTTACTGGATGATCCTTACGCTCGGGCCGCTGTTGGCCGGGGTCAGTCTGGCAATCAGCTCTTATTTACTGTCGCTGCGCTGGGCCAGCGAACTGCACGGCGTTATCGATAATGTGCTGCGCGTATTTCCGCTGCTGCTGTCCTGGCTCTCTTTCTGGCTGCTTTACAGCATCGTGCCAACGACCCAGGTACCGAACCGCGATGCGGTTATTGGGGCACTGGTCGCCGCGCTGTTGCACGAACTGGGTAAGAAGGCCTTCTCCCTGTACATCACCGCGTTCCCCTCGTACCAGCTGATTTATGGCGTGCTGGCGGTGATCCCCATTTTGTTTGTCTGGGTCTACTGGACGTGGTGTATCGTCTTGCTTGGCGCAGAAATAACTGTCACTCTCGGTGAATACCGAAAACTGAAAACAGAACAACAAGAAGCAGACGAACCATGA
- the yihX gene encoding glucose-1-phosphatase has protein sequence MLYIFDLGNVIVDIDFNRVLGTWSDLARVPLARLKQNFTMGEAFHQHERGEISDEAFAKAMCHDMDLPLSYEQFAHGWQAVFVELRPEVIDIMKTLREQGHRVVVLSNTNALHTTFWPDEYPQIYAAADHVYLSQEMGMRKPEARIYQRVLELEGFSAADAVFFDDNADNIEGANQLGITSVLVTGRETLPDYFMKSLC, from the coding sequence ATGCTCTATATCTTTGATTTAGGTAATGTGATTGTCGACATTGATTTCAACCGTGTTTTGGGCACGTGGAGCGATCTTGCCCGCGTACCGCTGGCCCGGCTGAAGCAGAACTTCACCATGGGGGAAGCATTTCACCAGCACGAACGCGGTGAAATATCAGATGAAGCTTTCGCAAAGGCAATGTGCCATGACATGGATTTGCCGCTCAGCTATGAACAGTTTGCTCACGGCTGGCAGGCGGTATTTGTTGAACTCCGTCCTGAAGTCATCGATATCATGAAAACGCTGCGGGAACAGGGGCATCGTGTGGTCGTACTCTCCAATACGAACGCGCTGCACACCACGTTCTGGCCGGATGAATATCCGCAAATCTATGCCGCTGCCGACCATGTTTATCTTTCTCAGGAGATGGGCATGCGTAAACCGGAAGCGCGTATTTATCAACGGGTACTTGAGCTGGAAGGTTTTTCTGCCGCCGATGCGGTCTTTTTTGACGATAACGCCGATAATATAGAGGGTGCTAACCAGTTGGGTATTACCAGCGTGCTGGTCACAGGGAGAGAAACCCTGCCCGACTATTTTATGAAGTCGTTATGTTAA
- the dtd gene encoding D-aminoacyl-tRNA deacylase: MIALIQRVTRASVSVADEVTGEIGPGLLVLLGVEKDDDEQKANRLCERVLGYRIFSDAEGKMNLNVQQAGGSVLVVSQFTLAADTERGMRPSFSKGAAPDRAEALYEYFVQRCRQQEMHTQTGRFAADMQVSLVNDGPVTFWLQV; this comes from the coding sequence ATGATTGCATTAATTCAGCGCGTTACCCGCGCCAGCGTGAGCGTGGCGGATGAGGTCACGGGGGAAATAGGTCCAGGGCTACTGGTGCTCCTCGGCGTAGAGAAAGATGACGATGAACAGAAAGCCAATCGTCTGTGCGAGCGAGTGCTTGGCTACCGTATCTTCAGCGATGCCGAAGGTAAAATGAATCTGAACGTTCAGCAGGCAGGAGGCAGCGTGCTGGTGGTGTCACAGTTTACGCTGGCGGCCGATACTGAACGCGGTATGCGGCCGAGCTTTTCTAAAGGCGCTGCGCCGGACCGCGCCGAAGCGCTCTATGAGTACTTTGTGCAGCGCTGTCGCCAGCAGGAGATGCACACGCAAACGGGACGATTTGCTGCGGATATGCAGGTGTCGCTGGTCAATGATGGCCCCGTGACATTCTGGTTACAGGTATGA
- the fdhE gene encoding formate dehydrogenase accessory protein FdhE: MSIRIIPQDELGSSEKRTAEVIPPLLFPRLKNLYNRRAERLRELAENNPLGDYLRFAALIAHAQEVVLYDHPLKMDLTARLKEANDQGKPPLDIHVLPRDKHWHTLLQSMIAELKPEMSGPALAVIENLEKASEQELEQMASALFASDFSSVSSDKAPFIWAALSLYWAQMASLIPGKARAEYGEQRQYCPVCGSMPVSSMVQIGTTQGLRYLHCNLCETEWHVVRVKCSNCEQSRDLHYWSLDNEQAAIKAESCGDCGTYLKILYQEKDPKVEAVADDLASLVLDARMEQEGFARSSINPFLFPGEGE; encoded by the coding sequence ATGAGTATTCGCATAATCCCGCAAGATGAGCTGGGTTCGAGCGAGAAACGTACGGCGGAAGTCATTCCGCCGTTATTGTTCCCCAGACTCAAAAACCTCTACAACCGCCGCGCAGAGCGTCTGCGCGAGCTGGCAGAGAACAACCCGCTGGGTGATTACCTGCGCTTTGCCGCGCTGATTGCCCACGCTCAGGAAGTGGTGCTGTACGACCACCCGCTGAAAATGGATCTCACCGCGCGCCTCAAAGAAGCGAATGACCAGGGCAAGCCGCCGCTGGATATTCACGTTCTGCCGCGCGACAAGCACTGGCACACGCTGCTGCAGTCCATGATTGCCGAACTGAAGCCGGAAATGAGCGGCCCGGCGCTGGCGGTTATCGAGAACCTGGAAAAAGCCTCCGAACAGGAGCTGGAGCAAATGGCCAGCGCGCTGTTTGCCTCTGACTTCTCTTCCGTCAGCAGCGATAAAGCGCCGTTTATCTGGGCTGCGCTGTCGCTGTACTGGGCGCAGATGGCCAGCCTCATTCCGGGTAAAGCCCGTGCGGAATACGGCGAACAACGCCAGTACTGCCCGGTATGCGGTTCGATGCCGGTTTCCAGCATGGTGCAAATCGGCACCACCCAGGGGCTGCGCTACCTGCACTGCAACCTGTGTGAAACCGAGTGGCACGTGGTGCGCGTGAAGTGCAGCAACTGCGAGCAGAGCCGTGACCTCCACTATTGGTCGCTGGATAACGAGCAGGCGGCCATTAAAGCCGAAAGCTGCGGCGACTGCGGGACTTACCTGAAGATTCTGTATCAGGAAAAAGACCCGAAAGTGGAAGCCGTAGCCGACGACCTCGCCTCACTGGTGCTGGACGCGCGGATGGAACAAGAAGGGTTCGCCCGTAGTTCTATCAACCCGTTCCTGTTCCCGGGTGAAGGGGAGTAA
- the glnL gene encoding nitrogen regulation protein NR(II), which translates to MATGALPDAGQILNSLINSILLVDDDLAVHYANPAAQQLLAQSARKLFGTPLPELLSYFSLNVGLMQESLQTGQGFTDNEVTLVIDGRSHILSLTAQRLPDGFILLEMAPMDNQRRLSQEQLQHAQQIAARDLVRGLAHEIKNPLGGLRGAAQLLSKALPDPALTEYTNVIIEQADRLRNLVDRLLGPQHPGTHVTESIHKVAERVVKLVSMELPENVKLVRDYDPSLPELPHDPDQIEQVLLNIVRNALQALGPEGGEIVLRTRTAFQLTLHGVRYRLAARIDVEDNGPGIPSHLQDTLFYPMVSGREGGTGLGLSIARSLIDQHSGKIEFTSWPGHTEFSVFLPIKK; encoded by the coding sequence ATGGCAACAGGCGCACTGCCCGATGCTGGGCAGATCCTTAACTCGTTAATCAACAGCATTTTGTTGGTCGATGACGACCTCGCCGTTCACTACGCCAATCCGGCGGCGCAGCAGCTGCTGGCGCAGAGCGCGCGTAAACTTTTCGGTACTCCGCTTCCCGAACTGTTGAGCTATTTCTCGCTTAACGTCGGTTTAATGCAGGAGAGCCTGCAAACCGGCCAGGGGTTCACCGATAACGAAGTGACACTGGTCATCGACGGTCGTTCGCACATTCTTTCGCTCACCGCCCAGCGGCTGCCTGACGGCTTTATTTTGCTGGAGATGGCACCCATGGATAATCAGCGTCGCCTGAGCCAGGAACAGCTCCAGCACGCCCAGCAGATTGCCGCACGCGATCTGGTCCGCGGGCTGGCACACGAGATTAAAAACCCGCTTGGCGGCCTGCGCGGCGCAGCGCAGCTGCTCAGCAAAGCGCTACCCGATCCAGCGCTCACCGAATACACCAACGTGATTATCGAACAGGCCGACCGCCTGCGTAATCTGGTCGATCGCCTGCTTGGCCCCCAGCATCCCGGTACGCATGTGACCGAGAGCATTCATAAAGTGGCCGAACGGGTAGTGAAGCTGGTGTCGATGGAGCTGCCGGAAAACGTCAAGCTGGTGCGCGACTACGATCCAAGCTTGCCGGAATTACCGCACGATCCCGACCAGATTGAGCAAGTTTTGCTTAATATCGTGCGTAATGCCCTTCAGGCATTGGGGCCAGAAGGCGGCGAAATTGTCCTGCGCACCCGTACTGCTTTTCAGTTAACGCTGCACGGCGTTCGCTACCGCCTGGCCGCCCGCATTGATGTCGAAGATAACGGCCCCGGCATTCCATCACATTTGCAGGATACGCTGTTTTATCCGATGGTCAGCGGGCGCGAAGGTGGCACCGGGCTGGGTCTGTCGATCGCGCGCAGCCTGATCGACCAGCACTCCGGCAAAATTGAATTTACCAGTTGGCCAGGCCATACCGAGTTTTCGGTTTTCCTGCCAATTAAAAAATAA
- a CDS encoding type II toxin-antitoxin system VapC family toxin has protein sequence MKRPVLFDTNILIDLFSGRMEAKRAMDSYPPQHAISLITWMEVMIGAKRFHQEQRTRIALSAFEIIGVTEEIAEQSVNLRQEYGMKLPDAIILATAHVHRRELVTRNTKDFARLPGVILPYAL, from the coding sequence ATGAAAAGACCCGTTCTTTTTGATACCAATATTTTAATCGATCTCTTCAGCGGGCGGATGGAGGCGAAGCGGGCGATGGATTCCTACCCTCCGCAACATGCGATAAGCCTGATCACCTGGATGGAGGTCATGATAGGGGCAAAGCGCTTTCATCAGGAGCAGCGAACGCGAATAGCCTTGAGCGCATTCGAAATTATTGGTGTGACAGAAGAAATTGCTGAGCAGAGTGTGAATCTACGGCAGGAGTACGGCATGAAGCTGCCCGATGCGATTATTCTGGCCACTGCGCATGTTCATCGCCGGGAACTGGTGACGCGTAATACAAAGGATTTTGCGAGGCTTCCGGGCGTGATTTTACCCTACGCGCTGTAA
- the fdoI gene encoding formate dehydrogenase cytochrome b556 subunit has translation MKRRDTIVRYTAPERINHWVTAFCFMLAAISGLGFFFPSFNWLMQIMGTPQLARILHPFVGVIMFASFIIMFFRYWHHNLINRDDIFWAKNIRKIVVNEEVGDTGRYNFGQKCVFWAAIIFLVLLLVSGVIIWRPYFAPAFSIPVIRFALMLHSFAAVALIVVIMVHIYAALWVKGTITAMVEGWVTKTWAKKHHPRWYREVRQKQEKSSE, from the coding sequence ATGAAAAGACGTGACACCATCGTGCGCTATACGGCGCCGGAACGCATCAACCACTGGGTCACCGCCTTCTGCTTCATGCTGGCGGCGATAAGCGGGCTGGGATTTTTCTTCCCATCCTTCAACTGGTTAATGCAAATCATGGGCACACCACAGCTGGCGCGTATTCTGCACCCGTTTGTCGGCGTTATCATGTTTGCGTCGTTTATCATCATGTTTTTCCGCTATTGGCACCACAATCTAATCAATCGGGATGATATCTTTTGGGCGAAGAATATTCGTAAGATCGTCGTCAACGAGGAAGTAGGTGACACCGGGCGTTATAACTTCGGCCAGAAATGCGTATTCTGGGCGGCGATTATCTTCCTGGTGCTGCTGCTGGTGAGCGGCGTGATTATCTGGCGTCCGTACTTTGCGCCTGCTTTCTCAATCCCGGTGATCCGATTTGCGCTCATGCTGCATTCATTTGCCGCAGTGGCGTTAATTGTGGTTATCATGGTGCATATCTACGCCGCCCTTTGGGTGAAAGGCACCATTACCGCGATGGTGGAGGGATGGGTTACCAAAACGTGGGCGAAGAAACATCACCCGCGCTGGTACCGTGAAGTCCGCCAGAAACAGGAAAAGTCATCTGAATGA
- the typA gene encoding ribosome-dependent GTPase TypA, protein MIENLRNIAIIAHVDHGKTTLVDKLLQQSGTFDERAETQERVMDSNDLEKERGITILAKNTAIKWNDYRINIVDTPGHADFGGEVERVMSMVDSVLLVVDAFDGPMPQTRFVTKKAFAHGLKPIVVINKVDRPGARPDWVVDQVFDLFVNLDATDEQLDFPIIYASALNGIAGLDHEDMAEDMTPLYQAIVDHVPAPDVDLDGPFQMQISQLDYNNYVGVIGIGRIKRGKVKPNQQITIIDSEGKTRNGKVGKVLTHLGLERIDSTLAEAGDIIAITGLGELNISDTICDPQNVEALPALSVDEPTVSMFFCVNTSPFCGKEGKFVTSRQILDRLNKELVHNVALRVDETEDADAFRVSGRGELHLSVLIENMRREGFELAVSRPKVIFREIDGRKQEPYENVTLDVEEQHQGSVMQALGERKGDLKNMNPDGKGRVRLDYVIPSRGLIGFRSEFMTMTSGTGLLYSTFSHYDDIRQGEVGQRQNGVLISNGQGKAVAFALFSLQDRGKLFLGHGAEVYEGQIIGIHSRSNDLTVNCLTGKKLTNMRASGTDEAVVLVPPIRMTLEQALEFIDDDELVEVTPQSIRIRKRHLTENDRRRAMRGAKEE, encoded by the coding sequence GTGATCGAAAATTTGCGTAACATCGCCATCATTGCTCACGTTGACCATGGTAAAACGACCCTGGTTGACAAGCTGCTGCAGCAATCCGGTACGTTCGACGAACGTGCTGAAACTCAAGAGCGTGTGATGGACTCCAACGATTTGGAGAAAGAGCGTGGGATTACCATCCTCGCAAAAAACACCGCTATCAAATGGAATGACTACCGTATCAACATCGTTGATACCCCGGGGCACGCCGACTTCGGTGGTGAAGTTGAGCGCGTTATGTCCATGGTTGACTCCGTGCTGCTGGTAGTTGATGCCTTCGATGGCCCGATGCCGCAAACGCGCTTCGTGACCAAAAAAGCATTTGCCCACGGCCTGAAACCGATTGTTGTTATCAACAAGGTTGACCGTCCGGGCGCGCGTCCTGACTGGGTTGTTGATCAGGTCTTCGACCTGTTCGTTAACCTCGACGCGACCGACGAACAGCTGGACTTCCCGATCATCTACGCTTCGGCGCTGAACGGTATTGCCGGTCTGGATCACGAAGACATGGCTGAAGACATGACCCCGCTGTATCAGGCGATTGTTGACCATGTACCGGCTCCGGACGTTGACCTTGACGGTCCGTTCCAGATGCAGATCTCCCAGCTGGACTACAACAACTACGTTGGCGTCATCGGTATCGGCCGCATCAAACGCGGTAAAGTGAAACCGAACCAGCAGATCACTATCATCGATAGCGAAGGCAAAACCCGTAACGGTAAAGTCGGTAAAGTCCTGACCCACCTGGGTCTGGAACGTATTGACAGCACCCTCGCGGAAGCGGGCGATATCATCGCGATCACCGGTCTGGGTGAGCTGAACATCTCCGACACCATCTGCGATCCGCAGAACGTCGAAGCGCTGCCGGCACTGTCCGTCGATGAGCCGACCGTTTCTATGTTCTTCTGCGTTAACACCTCTCCGTTCTGTGGTAAAGAAGGTAAATTCGTTACCTCTCGTCAGATCCTTGACCGCCTGAACAAAGAGCTGGTGCACAACGTAGCGCTGCGCGTTGACGAAACCGAAGACGCTGATGCGTTCCGCGTTTCTGGCCGTGGTGAACTGCACCTGTCCGTTCTGATTGAAAACATGCGTCGTGAAGGTTTCGAACTGGCGGTTTCCCGTCCGAAAGTTATCTTCCGTGAAATCGACGGCCGCAAACAAGAGCCGTACGAAAACGTCACGCTGGACGTCGAAGAGCAGCACCAGGGTTCTGTCATGCAGGCACTGGGCGAGCGTAAAGGCGACCTGAAAAACATGAATCCAGACGGTAAAGGCCGCGTACGTCTCGACTACGTGATCCCGAGCCGTGGTCTGATCGGCTTCCGTTCAGAGTTCATGACCATGACTTCCGGTACCGGTCTGCTGTACTCCACCTTCAGCCACTACGACGATATTCGTCAGGGTGAAGTGGGCCAGCGTCAGAATGGCGTACTGATCTCCAACGGCCAGGGTAAAGCAGTTGCGTTCGCACTGTTCAGCCTGCAGGACCGCGGTAAGCTGTTCCTGGGTCACGGTGCTGAAGTTTATGAAGGCCAGATCATCGGTATTCACAGCCGTTCTAACGACCTGACTGTAAACTGCCTGACCGGTAAGAAACTGACCAACATGCGCGCATCCGGTACGGATGAAGCTGTTGTTCTGGTTCCGCCAATTCGTATGACTCTGGAACAAGCTCTGGAATTCATCGATGATGACGAACTGGTTGAAGTGACGCCGCAGTCTATTCGTATCCGTAAACGTCACCTGACGGAAAACGATCGTCGTCGCGCAATGCGCGGTGCAAAAGAAGAGTAA
- the fabY gene encoding fatty acid biosynthesis protein FabY, translating into MYHLRVPQTAEELDEYYQFRWEMLRKPLHQPKGSERDAWDAMAHHQMVVDEQGKLVAVGRLYINADNEASIRFMAVHPDVQDKGLGTLIAMTLESVARQEGVKRVTCSAREDAVPFFSKLGFKNEGEITTPQTTPVRHFLMIKPVASLDDILHRGDWCAQLQQAWYDHIPLSEKMGVRIQQYTGQKFITTMPETGNQNPHHTLFAGSLFSLATLTGWGLIWLMLRERHLGGTIILADAHIRYRKPIAGKPTAIADLGSLSGDLDRLARGRKARVQMQVELFGDDTPGVVFEGTYIVLPAKPFGSYEEGGNEEE; encoded by the coding sequence ATGTACCATCTCCGAGTACCGCAAACGGCAGAAGAGTTAGACGAGTACTATCAGTTTCGCTGGGAAATGCTGCGTAAACCGCTGCACCAGCCAAAAGGCTCCGAACGCGACGCCTGGGATGCCATGGCGCACCATCAGATGGTGGTCGATGAACAGGGAAAGCTGGTCGCCGTCGGGCGGTTATACATTAATGCGGATAACGAAGCGTCTATCCGCTTTATGGCCGTACATCCCGACGTGCAGGATAAAGGGCTGGGAACGCTGATTGCGATGACCCTGGAGTCCGTTGCGCGTCAGGAAGGGGTTAAACGCGTCACCTGTAGCGCACGTGAAGATGCCGTGCCGTTCTTTTCCAAGCTAGGATTCAAGAACGAAGGGGAGATTACTACCCCGCAGACCACCCCCGTTCGCCATTTCCTGATGATTAAACCCGTTGCCTCGCTGGACGATATTCTGCACCGCGGCGACTGGTGTGCACAGCTACAGCAGGCCTGGTACGATCATATTCCGCTCAGCGAGAAGATGGGCGTGCGCATCCAGCAGTACACCGGGCAGAAATTCATTACCACCATGCCGGAAACTGGCAACCAGAACCCGCACCATACGCTGTTTGCTGGCAGCCTCTTTTCGCTGGCAACACTCACCGGCTGGGGGCTTATCTGGCTGATGCTGCGTGAGCGCCACCTGGGCGGCACTATTATTCTGGCCGATGCTCATATCCGCTATCGAAAACCTATCGCCGGTAAACCGACCGCCATTGCCGACCTCGGCTCGCTTAGCGGCGACCTGGACCGACTGGCCCGAGGACGCAAAGCGCGTGTGCAGATGCAGGTTGAGCTGTTCGGCGATGACACCCCCGGTGTGGTGTTCGAGGGGACCTATATCGTGCTGCCTGCGAAGCCATTCGGGTCGTACGAAGAAGGCGGTAACGAAGAGGAGTAG
- the glnA gene encoding glutamate--ammonia ligase — protein MSAEHVLTMLNEHEVKFVDLRFTDTKGKEQHVTIPAHQVNAEFFEEGKMFDGSSIGGWKGINESDMVLMPDASTALIDPFFEESTLIIRCDILEPGTLQGYDRDPRSIAKRAEEYLRATGIADTVLFGPEPEFFLFDDIRFGASISGSHVAIDDIEGAWNSSTKYEGGNKGHRPGVKGGYFPVPPVDSSQDIRSTMCLIMEEMGLVVEAHHHEVATAGQNEIATRFNTMTKKADEIQIYKYVVHNVAHRFGKTATFMPKPMFGDNGSGMHCHMSLSKNGVNLFSGDKYAGLSEQALYYIGGVIKHAKAINALANPTTNSYKRLVPGYEAPVMLAYSARNRSASIRIPVVASPKARRIEVRFPDPAANPYLCFAALLMAGLDGIKNKIHPGEAMDKNLYDLPPEEAKEIPQVAGSLEEALQALDADREFLTAGGVFTDEAIDAYITLRTEENDRVRMTPHPVEFELYYSV, from the coding sequence ATGTCCGCTGAACACGTTTTGACGATGCTGAATGAGCATGAAGTGAAGTTTGTCGATCTGCGCTTTACCGATACCAAAGGTAAAGAACAGCACGTCACTATTCCTGCCCATCAGGTTAATGCCGAATTCTTCGAAGAAGGCAAAATGTTTGACGGCTCCTCCATCGGCGGCTGGAAAGGCATTAACGAATCAGACATGGTTCTGATGCCGGACGCATCTACCGCTCTCATCGACCCGTTCTTTGAAGAGTCTACCCTGATTATTCGTTGTGACATCCTGGAACCAGGCACCCTGCAGGGCTACGACCGCGACCCGCGCTCTATCGCGAAACGCGCTGAAGAGTACCTGCGCGCTACCGGCATCGCAGACACCGTTCTGTTCGGGCCAGAGCCAGAATTCTTCCTGTTTGATGACATCCGCTTCGGCGCATCTATCTCCGGTTCCCACGTGGCTATCGACGATATCGAAGGCGCATGGAACTCCTCCACCAAATACGAAGGCGGTAACAAAGGTCACCGTCCTGGCGTGAAAGGCGGTTACTTCCCGGTTCCTCCGGTTGATTCCTCACAGGACATCCGTTCTACCATGTGTCTGATCATGGAAGAGATGGGCCTGGTGGTTGAAGCGCATCACCACGAAGTGGCAACCGCTGGCCAGAACGAAATCGCGACCCGCTTCAACACCATGACCAAGAAAGCGGACGAAATTCAGATCTACAAATACGTTGTGCACAACGTTGCGCACCGTTTCGGTAAAACCGCGACCTTTATGCCAAAACCAATGTTTGGCGATAACGGTTCCGGCATGCACTGCCACATGTCCCTGTCCAAGAACGGCGTAAACCTGTTCTCCGGTGACAAATATGCGGGTCTGTCTGAGCAGGCGCTGTACTACATCGGCGGCGTCATCAAACACGCGAAAGCGATCAACGCCCTGGCGAACCCGACCACCAACTCCTACAAGCGTCTGGTCCCGGGTTACGAAGCGCCGGTTATGCTGGCTTACTCTGCGCGTAACCGTTCTGCTTCCATCCGTATTCCGGTGGTTGCATCTCCGAAAGCGCGTCGTATCGAAGTGCGCTTCCCGGACCCGGCGGCTAACCCGTACCTGTGCTTCGCCGCGCTGCTGATGGCTGGCCTTGACGGTATCAAGAACAAAATCCATCCGGGCGAAGCCATGGATAAAAACCTGTACGACCTGCCGCCGGAAGAAGCGAAAGAGATCCCACAGGTTGCAGGCTCTCTGGAAGAAGCGCTGCAGGCACTGGACGCAGATCGCGAGTTCCTGACGGCTGGCGGCGTATTCACTGATGAAGCTATCGACGCTTACATCACGCTGCGCACGGAAGAAAACGACCGCGTACGCATGACTCCGCACCCGGTTGAGTTCGAACTGTACTACAGCGTCTAA